A window of the Trichoderma asperellum chromosome 4, complete sequence genome harbors these coding sequences:
- a CDS encoding uncharacterized protein (TransMembrane:1 (i138-155o)~EggNog:ENOG41) — protein MKENGYPMPPWELLSPAAAPPVLTFDEPALERISLASPNEPQNDTSPLPGLGQPIGQMCSPEGQWNCMATSFQRCASGMWSVPVPCAVGTICQPFGLTDYITIEYEATANNGHADDGRGGGDDGRGGRRSSGLRNTPNLVLLLTAIAAGVFWGFLG, from the coding sequence ATGAAGGAAAACGGATATCCGATGCCTCCCTGGGAACTTTTATCCCCCGCAGCTGCTCCTCCAGTCCTGACATTTGATGAGCCTGCTCTAGAGAGGATATCTCTCGCATCCCCCAACGAGCCTCAAAACGATACTTCTCCCTTGCCGGGACTGGGACAGCCTATTGGCCAGATGTGTTCTCCAGAGGGCCAGTGGAACTGCATGGCAACTTCATTTCAACGGTGCGCCAGCGGGATGTGGAGCGTTCCTGTGCCATGCGCAGTAGGGACAATTTGCCAGCCTTTCGGCCTAACGGATTATATCACCATCGAATACGAAGCGACTGCGAATAACGGCCATGCAGATGATGGAAGAGGTGGTGGCGATGATGGGAGAGGTGGAAGGAGGAGTTCTGGGCTTCGAAACACGCCAAACCTGGTTTTGCTTTTGACGGCGATTGCAGCGGGAGTTTTCTGGGGGTTTCTTGGATGA
- a CDS encoding uncharacterized protein (TransMembrane:1 (o49-71i)), with protein MNAFSHDQPARWHPSLSIVHILTSRDIYHASDTEVQEVTARISETVNCIAFKTLGIFVLFFLFICFSWSVFGLDNDNAAKKNPNLSVCWESFRCRQRANFFFE; from the coding sequence ATGAACGCTTTCAGTCACGACCAACCGGCAAGATGGCATCCGTCTCTTTCAATCGTACATATTTTAACTTCAAGGGACATATACCATGCCTCCGATACAGAGGTACAAGAAGTTACAGCAAGAATATCTGAAACGGTAAATTGCATCGCATTCAAGACTTTGGGtatttttgtccttttttttctgtttattTGCTTTTCCTGGTCTGTTTTTGGGTTGGATAATGATaatgctgccaagaagaatCCGAATTTGAGTGTTTGCTGGGAGAGTTTCCGCTGCCGTCAGCGAGcaaacttcttctttgaaTAG
- a CDS encoding uncharacterized protein (EggNog:ENOG41~SECRETED:SignalP(1-20)) encodes MRGGVSLILALSTCLTFIAALPQPALVVRAPAAVDARTKPKYSVVPLEPGEGQPGGGNGGGGGGSNGGGGGGGDGTVTVIETVTEIAKASTVTRTVPTTVEIIDITADVTKTVLVTPTRHATTTTLSTTTTSPLPPPVVSEVSKSATTSKVSTESNKTTTSKSTAATSKASTTSKSSTTSKATTTSQPTTITNMTSAATTAATTTSSAQSTSNTTVSASTTASSSQHTISSTLQTTGTSSTLVASTGASTSYTTTSIAWQSSSTVVSSTWSTITSLPTTASILSTIYPSTTSTHDNGQWHTTYPAWNGTVIHRYHPPS; translated from the coding sequence ATGCGTGGCGGCGTCTCGTTGATCCTTGCTCTCTCGACATGCCTCACTTTCATAGCTGCGCTACCTCAACCAGCTCTAGTCGTCCGCGCCCCAGCAGCTGTAGATGCCCGTACGAAGCCTAAATATTCTGTTGTACCGCTGGAACCAGGTGAAGGACAGCCAGGCGGTGGAaatggaggcggcggtggtgggaGCAatggaggcggtggtggaggcGGAGATGGCACCGTGACAGTGATCGAGACGGTTACCGAGATCGCCAAGGCTTCGACTGTTACTCGTACAGTTCCGACGACGGTGGAGATTATTGATATTACGGCGGATGTGACCAAGACGGTTCTTGTCACTCCTACCAGACATGCCACTACTACCACTctgtcgacgacgacgacatcaCCACTTCCGCCGCCAGTGGTTAGCGAGGTCTCAAAGTCGGCTACAACTTCGAAAGTTTCCACAGAATCGAACAAGACGACTACGTCTAAATCGACTGCTGCAACCTCGAAGGCTAGCACAACTTCGAAATCCTCTACCACTTCCAAGGCGACTACCACCTCACAGCCAACTACTATCACAAATATGACGAGCGCTGCGACGACGGCGGCCACAACCACTTCATCTGCACAAAGCACCTCAAATACAACAGTATCAGCTTCGACTACGGCAAGCAGCTCTCAACACACCATCTCGTCGACACTTCAAACCACGGGCACGTCCAGTACGCTAGTCGCCTCCACAGGCGCCTCCACATCCTATACGACCACAAGCATTGCTTGGCAGTCTAGCTCTACTGTAGTGTCTTCGACTTGGTCGACCATAACATCTCTGCCGACTACTGCTTCCATCTTGTCAACCATCTACCCGTCTACCACGAGCACCCATGACAATGGCCAATGGCACACTACATACCCTGCGTGGAACGGGACTGTAATACATCGCTATCACCCGCCGTCTTAA
- a CDS encoding uncharacterized protein (EggNog:ENOG41): protein MKVDEITGTVMPLETIPRADNSVTQTSSPINPKWSPQDDVCAKLFGPWDNLPCYDHINEVRLLRDLDNAIVLFEEQINHSDAGFRAWRIRHKQAMEAGLVEVPGFPCLHTVRKGKRVWHDDAWEQRYHYLVYQRREIIRGRLSRLLALPRYAQEDFFGQRPALPRMILQRCKGRYTRPLLLRCDWWRSVDDLLKAAAERWKMDEAELKARFWADDCGSGVKTQAREWDGRMKKEDSVELNTKEDEFNPLEFAANWVSETWWFAHGRRTL from the coding sequence ATGAAAGTAGACGAGATCACGGGCACGGTGATGCCTCTGGAGACCATTCCCCGCGCGGACAACTCCGTGACACAAACTTCCTCTCCTATCAATCCCAAATGGAGTCCGCAGGATGACGTCTGTGCCAAGTTGTTTGGCCCATGGGATAATCTACCTTGCTACGACCATATCAACGAGGTGCGGCTCCTGCGAGACCTTGATAACGCCATAGTCCTATTCGAGGAGCAGATCAACCACAGTGATGCCGGCTTCCGTGCTTGGCGGATTCGACACAAACAGGCCATGGAAGCTGGGTTGGTTGAAGTCCCAGGATTCCCATGCCTTCATACCGTTCGTAAGGGGAAGCGCGTCTGGCACGACGATGCATGGGAGCAGCGATACCACTATCTCGTTTATCAGCGACGTGAGATCATCAGGGGGCGCCTCTCGAGGCTCCTTGCATTGCCTCGATATGCACAGGAAGACTTCTTCGGACAGCGACCTGCACTTCCTCGAATGATCTTGCAACGCTGCAAGGGACGGTACACTCGACCTCTGTTGCTGCGATGCGACTGGTGGCGATCTGTGGATGATCTCttgaaagcagcagccgaGAGGTGGAAAATGGACGAGGCAGAATTGAAGGCTCGATTCTGGGCAGACGATTGCGGTTCTGGCGTCAAGACACAAGCGCGAGAATGGGACGGTAGAATGAAAAAAGAGGACAGCGTTGAATTAAACACTAAGGAAGATGAATTCAATCCGCTCGAGTTTGCTGCAAACTGGGTTTCCGAGACATGGTGGTTTGCTCATGGTCGACGGACACTATGA
- a CDS encoding uncharacterized protein (SECRETED:SignalP(1-17)), producing MAPWHSVWIALLPHTFAVERYAKQSVCVPLGTPSQATSHPAHQMIKTPQGQAIDLCSNRGPGLTVEC from the coding sequence ATGGCACCGTGGCATAGTGTCTGGATAGCCTTGCTTCCTCATACCTTTGCTGTAGAAAGGTATGCAAAGCAGTCGGTTTGTGTCCCGCTGGGAACCCCTAGCCAGGCGACTAGCCATCCTGCTCATCAAATGATCAAAACGCCGCAAGGCCAGGCCATTGACCTGTGCAGCAACAGAGGACCTGGTCTTACAGTCGAATGTTAA
- a CDS encoding uncharacterized protein (EggNog:ENOG41): MAATPPPIISDLPQSPSRSLGAPHINKAREDTASTTLAAAVQMAGLSPPATSPASRQPSIAGSNVIGRSPPATTPGASSFGGATRLSPEDASTQRFVRSASVSTSASNGLVDNVTERSGSVPHSHYSQPQYGVSPQPSVASVPGHDHGVEMPYQRRHENQNGPQESPMPPKANQNQENPSSYTALWELMRKTDPSVVRQVVRENWQKCLTGSDYHSTFVMNATITCSSPAALSRALFDSGNRIVKTSGREIAKQFGSEDLDHVADLFGPKLSAQFQDRVMAARLETIGAQDLINALARAERLGYHVNDIVQKKPGPGGETVIPSMSAVPPMPPHRVGAPPPAMTPYQAQRPPQQPQPYGSQILKTNRMSHQAAQVSSQTPKRFTPGLPSWVVQCRLCNRPCSSEDALVYHMKKARCNTPKSHGNIDVDTCVHCGCHFESPGGLSYHSKSDVCGKHDEENKAQMIAILQQRAWSQPIGSHGVTPPGVTSGHAANAVHTPAWKQKAVGSSLTPSPSGNDPYAKLTPADRIKFEAEMKGVDDHYIALMKEASEKLPPGQREEELAKLKNRYNTKQSNTRKKYGIRLRERRANADVDRSWNTSAAKRARVDNGPAGPVQPVPINRQAEIVQPSFPSVKESPRMRVPLSKMGGLSASSATAELVDPTASSAPANGQSTAPATAALGLGRSPHGTLQGTASEPMQIDNNESSTGTDSDDVDIPARI, encoded by the exons ATGGCGGCTACTCCTCCACCTATCATTTCCGATCTACCGCAGAGCCCGTCTCGAAGCTTGGGAGCGCCTCACATAAACAAGGCGCGTGAGGACACCGCGTCGACGACTTTGGCCGCCGCAGTTCAGATGGCAGGCCTTTCACCTCCGGCAACGAGCCCTGCGAGCCGACAGCCATCGATCGCTGGATCAAATGTGATAGGCCGCTCCCCACCAGCTACCACGCCCGGAGCTTCTTCGTTTGGAGGAGCCACGAGATTGTCACCGGAAGATGCATCGACACAGCGCTTCGTGCGCAGCGCGAGCGTTTCTACCAGCGCTAGCAACGGATTGGTAGATAACGTGACGGAGCGAAGCGGTTCAGTTCCTCATTCTCATTACAGCCAGCCGCAGTATGGCGTTTCACCGCAGCCCTCGGTGGCCTCAGTGCCTGGTCATGACCACGGCGTTGAGATGCCCTACCAGCGAAGACATGAGAATCAGAACGGGCCTCAGGAATCCCCAATGCCGCCAAAAGCGAATCAAAATCAGGAAAACCCCAGCTCGTATACGGCACTTTGGGAGCTGATGCGAAAGACTGATCCGTCTGTGGTTCGACAAGTTGTCCGAGAGAACTGGCAGAAATGCTTGACTGGATCAGATTATCACTCTACCTTTGTA ATGAACGCTACAATCACTTGCTCCAGTCCTGCGGCACTGAGCCGCGCCCTCTTTGACTCTGGTAACAGAATCGTTAAAACATCAGGCCGCGAGATCGCCAAGCAATTTGGCAGCGAGGACCTCGACCATGTAGCAGACCTTTTTGGACCTAAGCTTAGTGCGCAGTTTCAAGATCGGGTTATGGCTGCCCGTTTGGAAACCATCGGAGCGCAAGACCTCATTAATGCCTTGGCCAGAGCTGAGCGTCTTGGCTATCATGTCAACGACATAGTCCAGAAGAAGCCTGGTCCAGGGGGCGAGACCGTTATTCCATCCATGTCGGCAGTTCCTCCGATGCCACCACACCGTGTCGGTGCACCCCCACCTGCAATGACACCCTACCAAGCCCAAAGACCCCCGCAGCAACCGCAGCCATATGGAAGCCAGATTCTCAAAACGAACAGGATGAGTCATCAAGCAGCCCAAGTTTCTTCTCAGACGCCAAAGCGATTTACTCCAGGCTTACCGTCATGGGTAGTACAATGCCGGCTTTGCAACCGTCCTTGTAGCAGCGAAGATGCTCTTGTTTAT CATATGAAAAAGGCCAGATGCAACACTCCCAAATCTCATGGAAATATAGATGTAGATACTTGTGTTCATTGCGGCTGCCATTTTGAAAGCCCTGGTGGCCTCTCATATCACTCAAAGAGCGACGTCTGCGGAAAGCACgatgaagaaaacaaagcacAGATGATTGCAATACTACAACAGAGAGCCTGGAGCCAGCCCATCGGTTCACACGGGGTCACGCCTCCCGGTGTGACATCTGGTCATGCAGCTAATGCAGTACACACTCCCGCCTGGAAGCAGAAGGCAGTTGGCTCTTCATTGACCCCAAGTCCTTCCGGAAATGACCCTTATGCAAAGCTTACGCCGGCAGATCGGATAAAGTTTGAAGCAGAAATGAAGGGGGTTGATGACCACTACATTGCTCTTATGAAGGAAGCTTCTGAGAAGTTGCCACCTGGACAACGTGAAGAGGAACTCGCCAAGCTGAAGAATCGATACAATACCAAGCAGAGTAACACGAGAAAGAAATACGGAATCCGCCTTCGCGAGAGGCGTGCCAATGCCGATGTCGATCGCTCCTGGAATACCAGTGCCGCAAAGAGAGCCCGCGTTGATAATGGGCCGGCAGGCCCTGTTCAGCCTGTCCCTATTAACCGACAAGCAGAAATTGTTCAACCGTCTTTCCCGAGTGTCAAGGAATCTCCCCGAATGCGAGTTCCCCTATCCAAAATGGGAGGACTGTCGGCTTCTTCGGCTACAGCAGAACTTGTTGATCCCACAGCATCTTCCGCTCCGGCTAACGGCCAGTCTACAGCACCAGCTACAGCGGCACTCGGACTTGGCAGAAGTCCGCACGGCACACTACAAGGAACAGCTAGTGAACCTATGCAAATCGATAACAACGAGTCTAGCACTGGCACGGATTCAGATGATGTGGATATTCCGGCTAGAATCTAG
- a CDS encoding uncharacterized protein (EggNog:ENOG41) — protein MLDWIRLSLYLCSKLSRGHLPLALKTKQPAATESLMNATITCSSPAALSRALFDSGNRIVKTSGREIAKQFGSEDLDHVADLFGPKLSAQFQDRVMAARLETIGAQDLINALARAERLGYHVNDIVQKKPGPGGETVIPSMSAVPPMPPHRVGAPPPAMTPYQAQRPPQQPQPYGSQILKTNRMSHQAAQVSSQTPKRFTPGLPSWVVQCRLCNRPCSSEDALVYHMKKARCNTPKSHGNIDVDTCVHCGCHFESPGGLSYHSKSDVCGKHDEENKAQMIAILQQRAWSQPIGSHGVTPPGVTSGHAANAVHTPAWKQKAVGSSLTPSPSGNDPYAKLTPADRIKFEAEMKGVDDHYIALMKEASEKLPPGQREEELAKLKNRYNTKQSNTRKKYGIRLRERRANADVDRSWNTSAAKRARVDNGPAGPVQPVPINRQAEIVQPSFPSVKESPRMRVPLSKMGGLSASSATAELVDPTASSAPANGQSTAPATAALGLGRSPHGTLQGTASEPMQIDNNESSTGTDSDDVDIPARI, from the exons ATGCTTGACTGGATCAGATTATCACTCTACCTTTGTAGTAAGTTATCTCGCGGGCATCTTCCCTTGGCTTTGAAGACAAAGCAGCCTGCAGCTACAGAGTCTTTG ATGAACGCTACAATCACTTGCTCCAGTCCTGCGGCACTGAGCCGCGCCCTCTTTGACTCTGGTAACAGAATCGTTAAAACATCAGGCCGCGAGATCGCCAAGCAATTTGGCAGCGAGGACCTCGACCATGTAGCAGACCTTTTTGGACCTAAGCTTAGTGCGCAGTTTCAAGATCGGGTTATGGCTGCCCGTTTGGAAACCATCGGAGCGCAAGACCTCATTAATGCCTTGGCCAGAGCTGAGCGTCTTGGCTATCATGTCAACGACATAGTCCAGAAGAAGCCTGGTCCAGGGGGCGAGACCGTTATTCCATCCATGTCGGCAGTTCCTCCGATGCCACCACACCGTGTCGGTGCACCCCCACCTGCAATGACACCCTACCAAGCCCAAAGACCCCCGCAGCAACCGCAGCCATATGGAAGCCAGATTCTCAAAACGAACAGGATGAGTCATCAAGCAGCCCAAGTTTCTTCTCAGACGCCAAAGCGATTTACTCCAGGCTTACCGTCATGGGTAGTACAATGCCGGCTTTGCAACCGTCCTTGTAGCAGCGAAGATGCTCTTGTTTAT CATATGAAAAAGGCCAGATGCAACACTCCCAAATCTCATGGAAATATAGATGTAGATACTTGTGTTCATTGCGGCTGCCATTTTGAAAGCCCTGGTGGCCTCTCATATCACTCAAAGAGCGACGTCTGCGGAAAGCACgatgaagaaaacaaagcacAGATGATTGCAATACTACAACAGAGAGCCTGGAGCCAGCCCATCGGTTCACACGGGGTCACGCCTCCCGGTGTGACATCTGGTCATGCAGCTAATGCAGTACACACTCCCGCCTGGAAGCAGAAGGCAGTTGGCTCTTCATTGACCCCAAGTCCTTCCGGAAATGACCCTTATGCAAAGCTTACGCCGGCAGATCGGATAAAGTTTGAAGCAGAAATGAAGGGGGTTGATGACCACTACATTGCTCTTATGAAGGAAGCTTCTGAGAAGTTGCCACCTGGACAACGTGAAGAGGAACTCGCCAAGCTGAAGAATCGATACAATACCAAGCAGAGTAACACGAGAAAGAAATACGGAATCCGCCTTCGCGAGAGGCGTGCCAATGCCGATGTCGATCGCTCCTGGAATACCAGTGCCGCAAAGAGAGCCCGCGTTGATAATGGGCCGGCAGGCCCTGTTCAGCCTGTCCCTATTAACCGACAAGCAGAAATTGTTCAACCGTCTTTCCCGAGTGTCAAGGAATCTCCCCGAATGCGAGTTCCCCTATCCAAAATGGGAGGACTGTCGGCTTCTTCGGCTACAGCAGAACTTGTTGATCCCACAGCATCTTCCGCTCCGGCTAACGGCCAGTCTACAGCACCAGCTACAGCGGCACTCGGACTTGGCAGAAGTCCGCACGGCACACTACAAGGAACAGCTAGTGAACCTATGCAAATCGATAACAACGAGTCTAGCACTGGCACGGATTCAGATGATGTGGATATTCCGGCTAGAATCTAG